The Actinomycetota bacterium genome window below encodes:
- a CDS encoding glycosyltransferase family 4 protein: MKIAQIAPVWERVPPIKYGGTELIVYLLTEELVRRGYDVTLFATGDSITSARLESVYPKAPSRELLGHPVPDLLHVTVAYKRASEFDIIHNHAGYSGVALANFVSPPVLTTLHGIFTEINIPFYRTFKDAVYYNSISEAQRKVLPELNYIGTVYNAIDVPSFPFSERKKDYYIYISRMSPLKAPHLAVEVARKAGIKLIMAGKIDPGKDMVYFEEKVKPYIDGDQIKFLGEITEDEKKELLKYAKGFVFSLQWPEPFGLVMAEAMACGTPVIAFPFGSVPEVVMDKETGFIVNTLDEMGEAVAKVDQIDPLKCRRYVEERFSVSRMVDDYESIYRKMLSKK; encoded by the coding sequence TTGAAAATAGCTCAGATTGCTCCCGTTTGGGAACGTGTTCCCCCCATCAAGTATGGAGGAACAGAACTCATCGTTTATTTGCTTACCGAGGAACTCGTACGTAGAGGATACGATGTCACGCTATTCGCCACGGGGGATTCCATCACCTCTGCCAGGCTTGAGTCGGTTTATCCTAAGGCACCTTCTAGAGAGTTACTCGGACATCCCGTTCCCGATCTCCTCCATGTGACCGTGGCGTATAAAAGAGCATCTGAATTTGATATAATCCACAATCACGCTGGCTATTCTGGTGTTGCTTTGGCTAATTTCGTCAGTCCTCCCGTACTCACCACCCTCCATGGGATATTCACGGAGATTAATATCCCCTTTTATCGAACCTTTAAGGATGCGGTATATTACAATTCCATCAGTGAGGCTCAGAGAAAAGTTTTGCCCGAACTGAACTACATCGGAACGGTCTATAATGCCATCGATGTTCCCTCATTTCCCTTTAGCGAGAGGAAGAAGGATTATTATATCTATATAAGTAGGATGTCGCCACTCAAAGCTCCGCATTTAGCCGTGGAAGTGGCTCGAAAGGCGGGTATAAAGCTGATAATGGCGGGCAAAATTGATCCCGGAAAGGATATGGTTTACTTCGAGGAAAAGGTGAAACCCTACATTGACGGAGATCAAATTAAATTCCTGGGGGAGATAACAGAGGATGAAAAGAAGGAACTCTTGAAGTACGCTAAGGGATTTGTATTTTCCTTGCAGTGGCCTGAACCCTTTGGTTTGGTGATGGCGGAAGCAATGGCTTGCGGCACACCGGTGATCGCCTTCCCCTTTGGATCGGTACCGGAAGTTGTGATGGACAAGGAAACCGGATTTATCGTAAACACGCTGGATGAGATGGGGGAAGCCGTGGCCAAGGTGGATCAAATCGACCCCTTAAAATGCCGGCGGTATGTGGAGGAGAGATTTTCCGTCTCCCGGATGGTTGATGATTATGAATCAATTTATCGCAAGATGCTGAGCAAAAAATGA
- a CDS encoding metallophosphoesterase — MAKKSNRNLVILAHISDLHAGSQYFISNLMNRTMEELNQLSPSAVIATGDLTDEGLRQEYKTIRAFLDLLKCNNLVTVPGNHDSRNVGYLHFEELFGSRNSVLQVDGVTIVGVDSSEPDLDSGRVGREKYRWIIDTFENSGEFKVFALHHHLLPVPGTGRERNIIYDAGDLLEVLLRANVDLVLCGHKHVPHVWRLENLVVVNAGTACSLRLRGHNKPCYNVVEIGPENVRIYRKYPFGGQELTVEFSIMEKMYCKWKRVNSE; from the coding sequence ATGGCTAAAAAATCAAATCGGAATCTGGTTATCCTTGCGCATATCTCCGATCTTCACGCCGGATCACAGTATTTCATCTCAAATCTCATGAATCGAACGATGGAAGAGCTCAACCAGTTAAGCCCGTCAGCGGTCATTGCCACAGGTGATTTAACGGATGAGGGACTTCGGCAGGAATACAAGACAATAAGAGCCTTTTTGGATCTACTTAAGTGCAATAATCTGGTCACCGTTCCCGGTAATCATGATTCAAGGAATGTGGGATATCTGCATTTTGAGGAGCTTTTTGGATCTCGAAATAGCGTGTTGCAGGTCGATGGAGTGACCATCGTTGGTGTCGATTCCAGCGAGCCGGATCTGGATAGTGGTCGCGTTGGTCGTGAGAAATATCGGTGGATAATAGATACATTCGAAAATTCAGGAGAGTTTAAGGTCTTCGCATTACATCACCATCTACTGCCAGTGCCTGGAACTGGGAGGGAAAGGAATATAATCTACGATGCCGGCGATCTGCTGGAGGTACTCCTTCGCGCAAATGTGGATTTGGTTCTCTGTGGACACAAGCACGTCCCCCACGTTTGGCGCCTCGAAAATTTGGTAGTGGTAAATGCCGGAACGGCTTGTTCTTTGAGATTAAGAGGTCACAATAAACCCTGTTATAACGTGGTAGAAATTGGTCCCGAGAATGTACGTATATATCGGAAGTACCCCTTTGGAGGCCAGGAGCTCACCGTGGAATTTTCCATCATGGAAAAGATGTATTGCAAATGGAAAAGGGTGAATTCTGAATAA